In the Mauremys mutica isolate MM-2020 ecotype Southern chromosome 13, ASM2049712v1, whole genome shotgun sequence genome, one interval contains:
- the LOC123347897 gene encoding olfactory receptor 6N1-like, giving the protein MVNPEKGNQTSITEFILLGFGDLQELQLLLFLLFLVIYIMTVAGNILIIVLVVTDQHLHTPMYFFLGNLSCLETCYTSTILPRMLVGLLTGDRTISFNECVTQFYFVGSLVATECLLLSVMSYDRYLAICNPLHYATRMSHRSYLKFAGGCWIGGFLGNTINMFSISQLTFCGPNGIDHFFCDLIPLVKLSCNDPHLMEMVTFTLTLLFSLVPFMLTLMSYICIITTILRIPSTIGRQKAFSTCSSHLIVVSIYYATLLIVYMFPTTDILSDFKKVLSVVYTVLTPLVNPLIYSLRNKVVQKALRKACRKLMFGPC; this is encoded by the coding sequence ATGGTGAACCCAGAGAAGGGAAATCAAACGtccatcacagaattcatcctcctgggatttggagatctccaggaactgcagctccttctcttcctgctgttcctagtgatctacatCATGACCGTGGCAGGGAACATCCTTATCATTGTGCTAGTTGtgactgatcagcaccttcacacccccatgtacttcttcctggggaacttgtcctgcttggagacctgctacacctccaccatcctgcccaggatgctggtCGGTCTCCTGACAGGGGACAGGACTATTTCATTCAATGAATGTGTCACACAATTTTATTTTGTTGGTTCTCTGGTTGCTACAGAATGTCTTCTCTTATCggtgatgtcttatgatcggtatttagcgatatgcAATCCACTGCACTATGCAACCCGTATGAGTCACAGGTCTTACCTGAAGTTCGCGGGTGGCTGTTGGATAGGTGGCTTCCTAGGTAATACCATAAATATGTTCTCAATATCACAGTTGACGTTCTGTGGCCCCAATGGTATTGACCATTTTTTTTGTGATCTCATCCCCCTTGTAAAACTCTCCTGCAATGACCCTCACCTCATGGAAATGGTGACTTTTACACTCACCTTGCTTTTCTCACTGGTCCCATTCATGCTTACCTTGATGTCCTACATCTGCATCATCACCACAATCCTGAGAATCCCGTCCACCATcgggaggcaaaaggccttttccacctgctcctcccacctcattgtggtgagCATTTATTATGCAACTCTGCTGATTGTCTATATGTTCCCTACCACCGACATCCTGAGCGACTTCAAGAAAGTTCTCTCTGTCGtctacacagtcctgactcccctggtcaatcccctcatctacagcctgagaaacaaagtgGTCCAGAAGGCCCTGAGGAAAGCTTGCAGGAAATTGATGTTTGGACCATGCTAA